In Euphorbia lathyris chromosome 9, ddEupLath1.1, whole genome shotgun sequence, the following are encoded in one genomic region:
- the LOC136205528 gene encoding MACPF domain-containing protein CAD1-like, with protein MGENAIGNAAAMHTAMNSVQALGRGFDVNFDTRLLYCKGIGGSRLVQIDEEHIRNLYLYDDVELPNISRDINKSLESQGRQSSGVKSFHEMMEYFNQKADISGNFPIGSFNSAFSFTGTKHIDAGATKTLAMDGFYIPLAKVQLMRSPLVLQENVKRAVPTCWDPSSLASFIENFGTHVITSVTVGGKDMIYVKQHLSSPLPTMDVKSYVQDIGNQRFSDAESHTSSGPMKFKDKAGDSGIFNSQGIYPQPTNTPYLTGKEDVTVIFRRRGGDDLEQNHTRWARTVKSSPDVIEMTFVPIIDLLGGIPGKEHLTRAIGLYLEYKPKIEELRYFLEFQIPRLWAPFQENFPGHQRKEPVCPSLQFSMMGPKLFVSQEQISVGRKPVTGMRLSLEGVKQNRLSIHIQHLTYLPKILLPYWDSHVPIGAPKWQGPEEQDSRWFEPIKWKNFSHVSTAPIENHPDSFIGDLSCVYIVTGAQLGVWDFGSRNVLYMKLLYSRLPGCTVRRSLWDHAPNENSSKVASVNNSNCGDSSSASVENTNTVSKKLIKFVDTSETSKGPQDPPGHWLVTGGKLGVEKGKISLRLKYSLLNY; from the exons ATGGGGGAGAATGCAATTGGAAATGCGGCAGCCATGCATACAGCGATGAACTCAGTTCAGGCTCTAGGAAGAGGATTTGATGTCAACTTCGATACAAGGTTGCTGTACTGTAAAGGAATTGGGGGGTCTAGATTGGTCCAGATTGATGAGGAACATATTAGGAATCTATACTTATACGATGATGTTGAATTGCCCAATATTTCCCGAGACATTAACAAGTCTCTGGAATCTCAGGGTCGCCAGAGTTCTGGCGTCAAAAGTTTCCATGAG ATGATGGAATACTTCAACCAGAAGGCTGATATATCTGGGAATTTTCCAATTGGTAGCTTCAATTCTGCATTTAGCTTCACTGGTACAAAGCATATTGATGCGGGAGCTACAAAAACCCTCGCTATGGATGGGTTTTATATTCCACTTGCCAAGGTTCAACTAATGAGATCCCCATTAGTGTTGCAGGAAAATGTTAAACGGGCTGTCCCAACTTGTTGGGACCCTTCATCATTGGCAAG TTTTATCGAAAATTTTGGAACTCATGTTATCACTTCTGTAACCGTTGGTGGTAAGGATATGATATATGTTAAACAACATCTGTCATCCCCTTTGCCTACCATGGATGTTAAAAGCTATGTTCAGGATATTGGGAATCAGAGGTTCTCTGATGCAGAGAGTCATACAAGTTCAGGTCCTATGAAATTCAAGGATAAG GCTGGCGATTCTGGGATCTTTAACAGCCAAGGGATATATCCACAACCCACAAATACTCCATATCTTACTGGAAAAGAA GATGTAACAGTTATTTTTCGGAGGAGAGGAGGAGATGATTTGGAACAAAATCATACCCGCTGGGCCAGAACAGTAAAATCCTCTCCTGATGTCATTGAGATGACTTTTGTTCCGATCATAGATCTCCTTGGTGGGATACCTGGAAAGGAGCATCTGACGCGCGCTATTGGTCTATATCTTGAAT ACAAGCCTAAGATTGAAGAGTTGAGATATTTTCTGGAGTTTCAGATTCCTCGATTATGGGCTCCTTTCCAAGAAAATTTTCCTGGTCACCAGAGAAAGGAACCTGTTTGCCCATCTTTGCAATTCAGCATGATGGGACCAAAGCTTTTTGTAAGCCAGGAGCAG ATATCAGTTGGACGCAAGCCTGTAACAGGCATGCGATTATCTTTGGAAGGAGTGAAGCAAAATCGACTTAGCATTCATATTCAACACTTGACATATCTTCCAAAAATTCTTCTTCCATATTGGGATAGCCATGTTCCCATTGGTGCCCCCAAGTGGCAGGGACCTGAGGAGCAGGATAGTCGATGGTTTGAGCCGATAAAATGGAAGAATTTCTCCCATGTAAGCACTGCACCAATCGAGAACCACCCTGATAGCTTTATAGGTGATCTCTCTTGTGTCTACATAGTTACAGGAGCACAGCTAGGAGTGTGGGATTTTGGGTCTAGAAATGTTTTATACATGAAACTTCTATATTCGAGGTTACCTGGTTGCACAGTACGGAGATCTCTGTGGGATCATGCCCCAAATGAAAATTCAAGTAAAGTAGCATCTGTAAATAATAGCAATTGTGGTGACTCAAGCTCAGCGTCAGTAGAAAACACCAACACCGTGAGCAAGAAGTTGATAAAGTTCGTTGATACGTCGGAGACGAGTAAAGGGCCACAAGATCCTCCAGGTCATTGGTTGGTTACTGGAGGAAAGCTTGGTGTGGAGAAAGGTAAAATTAGTTTGAGATTGAAATACTCATTGCTGAATTATTGA